In Pyrus communis chromosome 1, drPyrComm1.1, whole genome shotgun sequence, the following are encoded in one genomic region:
- the LOC137726753 gene encoding uncharacterized protein codes for MANLAKLEFAALDITEKNYLTWVLDTKIHLEAGNLGDTIREKSSSSSQDRVKAMIFIRRHLNEALKSEYLTNNELLMKNHHSQPTGSAPFPEVNAASLEVNATSSGGDNHKRGRGHKRGRWNRKGKNHGVQFHNQVPRHNSGPNFKNVNRHRGKAHMNNAPKNSEGACHRCGGNGHWARTYRTPKHLVDLYQASLKEKGVKTNFLDQARPMDIPDPVFDLSGQLHTTHLDGSEFIVERGNEVYWSD; via the exons atggcgaacttggcaAAGCTTGAATTTGCTGCCCTGGATATTACCGAGAAGAATTACCTTACCTGGgtactggataccaagatccatctggaagcagggaatcttggagataccatCAGGGAAAAGAGTAGctcatcctctcaagatcgggTGAAGGCCATGATTTTCATTCGTCGCCATCTTAATGAGGCGCTAAAGAGCGAGtacttaacg AACaatgagctcctgatgaaaaaccatcattcccaacctactggatctgcaccattcccagaagtgaatgctgcttcccttgaagtgaacgccacatcctctggtggtgataatcataaacgaggacgtGGCCACAAGCGAGGTCGGTGGAATAGGAAAGGCAAGAACCATGGAgttcagtttcacaaccaggttcctaggcataattcaggcccgaactttaaaaatgtgaatcgccacagaggcaaagctcatatgaacaatgctccCAAGAACTCTGAAGGAGcctgccataggtgtggtggcaatgggcattgGGCGCGTACTTatcgtaccccaaaacatctagtggatctgtatcaagcctcccttaaggagaagggtgtcaagaccaattttctcgaccaggctagaccaatggatatacctgatccagtgtTTGACTTATCAGGGCAGTTGCACACAACCCACCTAGATGGTTCAGAATTTATTGTGGAAAGGGGGAATGAAGTATACTGGTCCGACTAA